The segment AAATCGGATGAAGAGTATTTTCTGGGGATTTTCCTTGTGGGGGCCTATCAGGAGACCCTGGGGGACCTTCATAACCTCTTCGGAGATACCAACATCGTCTCCATCAGTCTGGATGACGAAGGTACGGTGGTCTACGAGCATGAGACCAAGGGCGATTCGGTGGCGGATGTCCTGAGCTATGTGGAGTACGATCCCAACGAGTTGATCCGGGGCTTCCGTTCCCTTGCCGAGCGTGCCGTACGCTGCAGGCTGCTCGCTCCCAAGGAACGCCGGGAGATAGTCGAAGCCTACGAGGCGGGATTGAGGGGCTACACCTACTACGAATGGTAAGGTGTTGAGAAAATAATGAAGGATTACGACTACAGCTTTATTCCTGCAGACGCGTATACCGATGCGGACAGGGATGCCATTACCGGCTTGTGGCTGTCGGTTTGGCCGGACCACAGCCGGGAATACTACGGGGAGAAAATGGCCCGCACCGCTGAGATCAGCGGGGAACTTCCGGCGGGGTATCCGGTTTTCCGGGTAAAGGATGCCGCTGTCGCCGCGGCGCTGATTTTTCCCAGGGAGATTCGTACTCCCCGGGGGTCTCTTACGCTTATGGCTTTAAGCGGTGTCTGTGTCAGGTCGGATCTGCGGGGGCAGGGCCTGGGGGCTGGGGTGGTACGAAAGGCTTTCTCCTTTGTCGGCCAGGGCCTGTACAGGGTAAGCCTTTTTCAGACCAGTTACCGGGTGGCCCCGTTTTACGAAAGTCTCGGCTGCCGCCGGGTGGATAACCCCTTTATCAACTCCCTGACCCCGGACAAGGCGGATCCGGAAGCCCTGCGCCGTTCTGTATTCTGGGACGATGTGGTCATGATCTATCCCGCAGGTTTTGACTGGCCCGCGGGACAGATCGATCTGTGCGGTCCCGCCTATTAGGCCAGGTTCTCCATCATGTCCATGAGTCCTCCGCCGTTCTTCACGTCGGAGAAGCCCATCTGCCTCAGCATGCGGGATGCGTAGGCGCTCCGGGCGCCGGAAGCGCAGTAGACTATGATTTCCCGGTTCTTGTCGGTAATCTCCTCAGCCCGATATCCCAGGGCGTCCAGGGGAATATTTACTGAGTCGGGATAGGCTCCAAAACTGAACTCCTCTGGAGTCCGGACATCGATTACAAGGGTTCCGTGGCCGCTCAGGGTGCCGGCGGATTCCTGTACTGCAAGCTCGTCTTCCTCTTCACCGTTGCCCTCAAGGCTCTTCTCCTCCGGCTGCAGCAGGGGAACGTGCAGGTGGCTGAAGCCAAGGGCCCGGGCGTGGCGTTCAAGGCTGGTGTACCCGCCGCTCAGATTGTACACCTCGTCAAAACCGGCCTGCACCAGCTGACGGAGGGCCTGGTGGGCCTTTTTCCCCGTATCATCGTAGACAATCACCGGACGGTCCTTAACGATGGAACCGATC is part of the Marispirochaeta aestuarii genome and harbors:
- a CDS encoding GNAT family N-acetyltransferase; the protein is MKDYDYSFIPADAYTDADRDAITGLWLSVWPDHSREYYGEKMARTAEISGELPAGYPVFRVKDAAVAAALIFPREIRTPRGSLTLMALSGVCVRSDLRGQGLGAGVVRKAFSFVGQGLYRVSLFQTSYRVAPFYESLGCRRVDNPFINSLTPDKADPEALRRSVFWDDVVMIYPAGFDWPAGQIDLCGPAY